The Humulus lupulus chromosome 7, drHumLupu1.1, whole genome shotgun sequence region TTTAATAGGAAGCAACACCCTATCGACCCGATAGATAGCCAGCTGGTTATCTGAGTAAACCGTTCCAAATATGGTTGTGTTGACAACACCAGTTGATATGTTGACAGCATTTCCGTCAGTAATAATGTTTAATGGGAAGTCACGAGTGTTGCTGGCTTGAGCGCGAACCGGGTTAGTTAGGGTTTGGAAGTTCTGTAGGGCTACGAAGGTTGGGAGGACGTGGTATTTAACCAGTTGGACTTTTTGTTGGGGAGAGAGTTGAGAGTTACAGCCTTAAGAGCTGAGAATCCTCCATTGGTTGGAGCCAAAATGGTGACGGTGTTAGAAACGTTCAGATCATTTTCGATCGGAGTGATGACGTCAGTGCCAGTTAGGAGGCGAATGAAGACGCTGAAGCCATCGGCTTTGTCGAGGATTTCTGTAACGTTGGTGGGTTGTGCTCTTCTCCTAGATTTGGCTGCTGGCGGCGCTTGGACTAGTGGCTGATCCGGTGATTGAGCTGGGGATAGAGATGAAGGATGATTCTTAGATGTGGATGGTGCCTGGGCAGGTGGCGACGATGATGACTGAGCTAATGTTGCAGTGCAGTGATAGAAAAGGAAGACGATTAGGCATGAAAAGGAGATCAAAGCCTGACTTTTCGTCATGGTTTTAAGTGCTTTATATGTAAATTTTTaagtaatgtatatatatatcctGACTTCTTTGCTATAAAGAATAACGTTGATAGAAAATGGTAATTAATGATAAACTTCAATGTAAGGATGTGGGTTTTTATATTACTACTATATAGCTCATATATGTTTAGGATAGAAATAAAGCTTGCAATGTTATTatcattaataaattaaataaaagggTGTAATATCACTAAAGTGGGAGCTAGCTATAGAGGGAATGCTACTATCATGCTGTTACCAATTTATTGTTTGCTTGCGCCAAAAAAAAATGTGAGgctattatattattaattgtaTTATTCATTACCACGCTATCACTTTCATATAGCTAAAAATAATACAACGGGTGTTTCCATACCTTCATCTTTTTTATCTTTCCACTTATTTCTATATAAActcctcaattttttttataataataataaaatcaaatcAAACACTACCTTCTAAAAATAGTTTAGTACGGAAACAAGGGGTTTTCGTCTGAAGCTTTTCTCTCTCAGCTTCTGGCTGGTGCAATGGCAAAAGAGGGTTCAGGGGAAGGCGAAAGCTCAggggagaagaagaaaaagaaaggaccATCTTCTTTTGATGGTGTTTGGAAAACCAGATCCATGACGGAACTTTTGGGTGTGGAACCGATTGAATTTGAGAATGATGATTTTATTTtaccaaatttttttaattttattttattacaaaattgccgaaaataTAGTGTAAATTGCCATaacatatgtgtccatgtaaatgccaaatcctgttcaaaagaaacaagataacaatatttttcacaaattatataaataagttataattcaaatactgagtgaccataattcgaaaaatataccaatcacaagatatatttgaatcaattcattatatgtatcaGTCTTACAgccatcttacacagtctagtcaacaggcatgtgtgtgtgcatgtgtaatcaatttggcgtttcttttttggccttttaaagctagggtcattgcccatattttgcgattttagcctttttcaaattgtaaccataatggatgCTAttactcttatactgatggtagccctttacactggtagagtatcctccaatataattgctaattacctggtaccaacttactcagtgtcaactttcacacatcagtataggtagctcttttccaaaatggagcctgaaaaagaaactaaattgaggaatgctcatacaaacataa contains the following coding sequences:
- the LOC133792077 gene encoding fasciclin-like arabinogalactan protein 12, with product MTKSQALISFSCLIVFLFYHCTATLAQSSSSPPAQAPSTSKNHPSSLSPAQSPDQPLVQAPPAAKSRRRAQPTNVTEILDKADGFSVFIRLLTGCNSQLSPQQKVQLVKYHVLPTFVALQNFQTLTNPVRAQASNTRDFPLNIITDGNAVNISTGVVNTTIFGTVYSDNQLAIYRVDRVLLPIKIFAPKVSSPAPTPVALKPNMQASSSSSPSSIASASSGSPSQSLKPSSASTSSSPTTSVNQLPQWIHLVFFSLPELVGC